A genome region from Sulfurovum sp. TSL6 includes the following:
- a CDS encoding shikimate kinase codes for MKKNIILIGFMGVGKGTTARAFAKKYGTYIIDTDDLIESKENKEVKKIFAKKGEAYFRAQEQVTANWIEKCVTGTLISCGGGFYKVDNLKKLGTVVLLDASFEWIHQRLKTAKNAESKLAKRPLFSDEKKAKKLYNEREKAYRKVADVIIDVENLTLEEQITQIAKKCKV; via the coding sequence TTGAAAAAGAATATTATTCTCATAGGTTTCATGGGTGTAGGGAAAGGTACGACTGCCCGTGCATTTGCAAAAAAATATGGTACCTATATCATAGATACAGATGATCTTATAGAATCTAAAGAGAACAAAGAGGTCAAAAAAATATTTGCTAAAAAAGGTGAAGCGTATTTTAGAGCACAAGAACAGGTCACTGCCAACTGGATAGAGAAATGTGTGACAGGTACGCTCATCTCTTGCGGCGGTGGTTTTTATAAAGTGGATAATCTTAAAAAACTGGGTACGGTCGTGTTGCTCGATGCTTCATTTGAATGGATTCATCAGCGTCTGAAAACAGCGAAAAATGCTGAATCAAAACTTGCAAAACGTCCACTTTTTTCAGATGAAAAAAAGGCAAAGAAACTCTATAATGAACGTGAAAAGGCGTATAGAAAAGTGGCAGATGTGATCATAGATGTGGAAAATCTTACTTTAGAGGAACAGATCACGCAAATTGCTAAAAAATGTAAGGTTTAA
- a CDS encoding polyprenyl synthetase family protein encodes MQRFETYLNENLPQVPSFHPIYEEALGVMLTAGGKRFRPMLLLNIVDAYEPMLYDSALPVALALEMFHTYSLIHDDLPAMDDADLRRGHETLHKRFDEVTAILAGDALNTDAFYLIAKAPLRADVKIKLVELLARDGGGRGMVLGQAIDCYFENTPLDIEQVKTLHKNKTAKLIATSMQMGAIIVGLEKKEQDALYDFGIELGLLFQIQDDIIDETQSEEEAGKTTGNDSDKNSFVNLLGLEKSVEEADTLAKDLQRRFEDFDEKLQMALQPLMNTYLYRHN; translated from the coding sequence TTGCAACGATTTGAAACGTATCTAAATGAAAACCTGCCACAAGTACCAAGTTTCCACCCTATCTATGAAGAGGCACTTGGCGTCATGCTGACTGCCGGGGGAAAACGTTTTCGTCCTATGCTGCTTTTAAATATCGTTGATGCCTATGAACCAATGCTCTATGATTCTGCATTACCTGTAGCACTTGCACTTGAAATGTTCCATACCTACTCTCTTATACATGATGATCTTCCTGCGATGGATGATGCTGATCTGCGTCGCGGACATGAGACCTTACATAAACGTTTTGATGAGGTAACTGCCATACTTGCAGGAGATGCACTTAACACGGATGCTTTTTATCTCATCGCCAAAGCACCACTGCGTGCAGATGTGAAAATCAAACTTGTAGAATTATTGGCACGTGATGGCGGCGGTCGCGGTATGGTACTTGGACAGGCCATAGACTGTTATTTTGAGAATACCCCCCTGGATATTGAACAGGTCAAAACACTGCATAAGAACAAAACGGCCAAACTCATCGCCACTTCCATGCAGATGGGAGCGATTATCGTAGGACTTGAGAAGAAAGAACAAGATGCACTCTATGATTTTGGTATCGAACTGGGATTGTTATTTCAAATACAAGATGACATTATCGATGAGACACAGAGTGAGGAAGAAGCAGGTAAGACCACAGGAAATGACAGTGATAAAAATAGCTTTGTCAATCTTTTAGGACTGGAGAAGAGTGTTGAAGAAGCAGATACTCTGGCAAAAGATTTACAAAGACGATTTGAAGACTTTGATGAGAAGCTGCAAATGGCTTTACAACCCTTGATGAACACATACCTATACAGACATAACTAA